Proteins co-encoded in one Streptococcus pyogenes genomic window:
- a CDS encoding DUF859 family phage minor structural protein: MAEFWSNNDRGYRIKLTIDQVSQNTLANSSQVRVKLDLLNTTTTFTQYSCSAYVDLNGQRIDWSDSPSVLRYNSTISLIDRTITVNHNADGTKSFGFIASFSGSGGWSPGTLTVGSGTFTLTTIPRSSSVVVSSGTIGSAITININRQSSSFKHNLRYQWGNKTGTIASDVDTSAVWTIPLDFASDIPNSTSGSGTIYVDTYNDSTLTGTQQVPFTVTVPDSMKPTLSSISLSDAHTVAGNVVSSADYFIQVYSDIRVNFESASGSYGSTIKGYYAEIVDKGQSTDQNGGTLGNMLYDGQITIRAKVIDSRGRESQPMDKTVTVLKYFPPALSFDVARSGYGSDTLTVTRRASIAPLSVFGTQKNTMTLSFSVAELGSSYFSANNGSASGAWANVSSLVNSSANLYGAFSPTKSYTVKGILSDKFSRTEFTFDVGTESVVMSIAKNGIGFQKIWEKGAIDAKGDAYISGKLFVNNTEVKPSFDKTEILNMVYPVGAIYMSTSSANPSTFIGGTWQRYAQGRTIVGVSENETEFNYVGKTGGAKTHTLTNEEMPSHSHGDKTISSGGRPISSNAGWDNTNVGLYKSTDYNQINAFNKSSGGDQPHNNLQPYITTYIWLRTA; this comes from the coding sequence TTGGCAGAGTTTTGGTCAAACAATGATAGAGGTTACCGCATCAAACTTACGATTGATCAAGTATCCCAAAATACATTAGCAAACAGTAGCCAAGTGAGGGTTAAACTTGATTTGCTAAATACAACAACAACTTTTACTCAATATAGTTGTTCTGCATATGTTGACTTAAACGGTCAGCGGATAGACTGGTCAGACTCACCATCAGTACTTAGATATAACTCAACAATTTCTCTGATCGATAGAACAATAACAGTTAATCATAATGCTGATGGTACTAAATCATTTGGATTTATCGCTAGCTTTAGCGGCTCTGGTGGATGGTCTCCAGGTACTTTGACTGTTGGTAGTGGTACTTTTACACTTACTACCATCCCACGCTCAAGCTCCGTTGTTGTTTCTTCTGGTACTATTGGCAGTGCCATCACTATCAACATCAATAGACAAAGCTCTAGTTTTAAGCACAACTTGAGATACCAGTGGGGTAATAAAACAGGTACTATTGCAAGCGATGTGGATACTTCCGCCGTTTGGACTATCCCTCTTGATTTTGCTAGTGACATCCCAAACTCAACAAGTGGTAGCGGCACTATCTATGTAGATACCTACAATGACTCAACGCTAACTGGTACTCAACAAGTGCCATTTACCGTAACTGTACCAGACAGTATGAAGCCAACATTATCAAGTATTAGCTTGAGTGATGCTCATACCGTTGCAGGCAACGTAGTATCAAGTGCGGATTATTTTATCCAAGTATACTCTGACATTAGAGTCAATTTTGAATCGGCAAGTGGCTCTTATGGTTCGACAATCAAAGGCTATTATGCTGAGATTGTCGATAAAGGACAGTCTACTGACCAAAACGGCGGAACGCTAGGCAACATGCTTTATGATGGTCAAATCACTATCAGAGCAAAAGTTATTGATAGTCGAGGTCGTGAATCGCAACCCATGGATAAAACAGTCACGGTGCTCAAGTACTTTCCGCCAGCTTTGTCGTTTGATGTTGCAAGGTCTGGTTATGGTTCTGACACGCTAACAGTTACAAGACGAGCGTCTATCGCTCCGTTAAGTGTTTTCGGAACACAAAAAAATACCATGACGCTTAGTTTTAGTGTTGCAGAATTAGGTTCTAGTTATTTTTCTGCTAATAACGGCTCTGCAAGTGGGGCATGGGCAAATGTTTCTAGTTTGGTAAACTCGTCTGCCAATCTTTATGGTGCTTTCTCGCCGACAAAGTCTTATACCGTCAAAGGTATCTTGTCTGACAAATTTAGTCGCACAGAGTTTACGTTTGACGTCGGAACAGAATCAGTTGTGATGTCAATCGCTAAAAATGGCATCGGATTCCAAAAAATTTGGGAAAAGGGTGCTATTGACGCTAAAGGAGATGCTTATATTAGCGGTAAGTTATTTGTCAATAATACAGAGGTTAAACCGTCGTTTGACAAGACAGAGATTTTAAACATGGTTTATCCTGTCGGAGCTATTTACATGAGCACATCATCAGCCAATCCATCAACATTTATCGGCGGCACTTGGCAAAGATATGCACAAGGTAGGACTATTGTCGGTGTCTCCGAAAACGAGACGGAATTTAACTACGTTGGTAAAACTGGTGGAGCCAAGACTCATACATTAACCAATGAAGAGATGCCAAGTCACAGTCACGGGGATAAGACTATTAGCTCGGGTGGTAGACCTATCTCATCAAATGCTGGTTGGGACAATACAAATGTTGGTTTATATAAATCAACAGATTACAATCAAATAAACGCTTTTAACAAGTCTTCCGGAGGTGATCAACCACATAACAACTTACAACCATACATCACAACGTACATTTGGCTGAGAACAGCTTAG
- a CDS encoding DUF1366 domain-containing protein → MLVITSNYPEQMPDGSVSGAKVMLDGIDDHAGWHIPLTLLKEYLDKPQSEVMTLCEKMIYQQLKPQKALNEKFAKLDATIEKGENMLKFATGILNQIIAAKEEETTDDETVEKMD, encoded by the coding sequence ATGTTAGTTATCACATCAAATTACCCAGAACAAATGCCTGATGGTTCCGTATCTGGTGCGAAGGTGATGCTTGACGGGATTGATGATCACGCTGGTTGGCATATCCCGTTGACATTACTAAAAGAATATTTAGACAAACCTCAAAGCGAGGTTATGACACTTTGCGAAAAGATGATTTATCAACAATTAAAACCACAAAAAGCATTAAACGAAAAGTTTGCTAAACTCGATGCAACCATTGAAAAGGGTGAAAATATGCTTAAATTTGCGACTGGAATTTTAAATCAAATTATCGCAGCAAAAGAAGAGGAAACAACAGATGATGAAACTGTTGAAAAAATGGATTAA